In the Choloepus didactylus isolate mChoDid1 chromosome 5, mChoDid1.pri, whole genome shotgun sequence genome, one interval contains:
- the LOC119534395 gene encoding LOW QUALITY PROTEIN: double-stranded RNA-binding protein Staufen homolog 1-like (The sequence of the model RefSeq protein was modified relative to this genomic sequence to represent the inferred CDS: deleted 2 bases in 2 codons), producing MYKPVDPNSPVQSTYNYNMRGGAYPPRYFYPFPVPPLLYQVELSVGGQQFNGKARTRQAAKHDAAAKALRILQNEPLPERLEVNGRESEEENLNKSEISQVFETALKQNLPVNFEVARESGPHHMKSFVTKVLVGGFIGEGEGKSKISKKNAAMAVPEEPKKLPPLTTAERVKPRIKKKTKPSTVKLQTRPEYGQGMNRISRLAQIQQANKEEEPEYVLPTERGLPCHTAEGTGTNKKAAKRSAAENMLEILGFKVPQAQPTKPALTSVEKTPIKKPGDGRKVTFFEPGSGDENGTGNKEDEFRMPYLSHQQLPAGILPMVPEVAQAVGVSQGHHTKDFTRAAPNPAMIARELLYGGTSPTAETILKNNISSGHVRHGPLMRSSEQLDYLSRVQGFQVEYKDFPKNNKNEFVSLISCSSQLPLISHGIGKDVENCRDMAALNILKLLSELYQQSTEMPRTGNRPMSVCGGAEPFLAMNHYKIPTYILKTLKLL from the exons ATGTACAAGCCTGTTGACCCTAACTCTCCGGTGCAGTCCACCTACAACTACAACATGAGAGGAGGTGCTTATCCCCCGAGGTACTTTTACCCATTTCCAGTTCCACCTTTACTTTATCAAGTTGAACTTTCTGTGGGAGGACAGCAATTTAATGGGAAAGCAAGGACGAGACAGGCTGCAAAGCATGATGCTGCTGCTAAAGCACTGAGGATCCTGCAGAATGAGCCACTGCCTGAGAGGCTAGAGGTGAATGGAAGAGAATCTGAAgaagaaaatctcaataaatccGAAATAAGTCAAGTATTTGAGACTGCACTTAAACAGAACTTGCCTGTGAATTTTGAGGTTGCCCGGGAAAGTGGCCCACACCATATGAAGAGCTTTGTGACCAAGGTGTTGGTTGGGGGGTTCATAGGGGAAGGTGAAGGGAAGAGCAAGATTTCAAAGAAGAATGCTGCTATGGCTGTTCCTGAGGAACCGAAGAAGTTACCTCCCCTGACAACAGCTGAGCGAGTAAAACCCAggatcaaaaagaaaacaaaaccctcCACAGTCAAGTTACAGACAAGACCAGAATATGGCCAGGGGATGAACCGCATTAGCCGACTGGCCCAGATCCAGCAAGCGAACAAGGAGGAGGAGCCGGAGTACGTGCTCCCCACAGAGCGAGGCCTCCCTTGCCACACCGCAGAAGGAACGGGCACCAATAAGAAAGCGGCCAAACGAAGTGCAGCCGAGAAtatgctggagatccttggtttTAAAGTCCCACAGGCTCAGCCCACCAAACCAGCACTCACATCAGTGGAGAAGACACCAATAAAGAAACCAGGGGATGGAAGAAAAGTAACC TTTTTTGAACCTGGCTCTGGGGATGAAAATGGAACTGGTAATAAAGAGGATGAGTTTAGGATGCCTTATCTTAGTCATCAGCAGCTGCCTGCTGGAATTCTTCCCATGGTCCCTGAGGTTGCCCAGGCTGTAGGAGTCAGTCAAGGACATCACACCAAAGATTTCACCAGGGCAGCTCCGAATCCTGCCATGATAGCCCGTGAATTGTTGTATGGGGGCACCTCACCCACAGCCgagaccattttaaaaaataacatctctTCAGGC CACGTACGCCACGGACCTCTCATGAGATCGTCTGAGCAATTGGACTATCTTTCTAGAGTCCAGGGATTCCAGGTTGAATACAAAGACTTCCCCAAAAACAACAAGAATGAGTTTGTATCTCTTATCAGTTGCTCCTCTCAGCTGCCTCTCATCAGCCACGGCATTGGGAAGGATGTGGAGAACTGCCGTGATATGGCTGCACTGAACATTTTAAAGTTGCTGTCTGAGTTGTACCAACAAAGTACAGAGATGCCAAGAACAGGAAACAGACCAATGTCTGTGTGTGGAGGTGCTGAACCTTTTCTGGCCATGAACCATTATAAAATCCCAACATACATACTGAAAACATTGAAACTGCTTTGA